One segment of Alnus glutinosa chromosome 2, dhAlnGlut1.1, whole genome shotgun sequence DNA contains the following:
- the LOC133861935 gene encoding disease resistance protein RPV1-like, with product MAAGAFLSSSSSTHPNWTYDVFLSFRGKDTCKNFIDHLYFALKNVGIKTFRDDNELRRGEDIASDLLAAIQGSRISVIIFSRNYAASRRCLEELVKIIECRRTVRQLVLPIFYDVEPSDVRNQTGSFAQAFSKHEERYLLDIDKVLRWRRALIEAANLSGWDLRNTADGHEAKFIRNIVEDVSRKLNSTYLYVTLYPVEVESRVQDITSLLRVGADDVRMVGIWGMGGIGKTTISKAIYNKFFHSFEGKSFLPNIRETSKQPDGLVRLQNQLLSDILKMDKTNVNNVDTGIAIIQERLRHRRVLVILDDVDQLEQLNAIARSRDWFGPGSRIIITTRDEQLLKMLEVDAIYTTKEMSEIESLELFSWHAFRKSSPTEDYMDLSRGIVAYSRGLPLALEVLGSFLFSRSMQEWESTLEKLKRISHDQIQKKLRISFDALSDSTLKDIFLDISCFFIGMDKNYVTQILDACGFFAKIGISILIQRCLLSVDERNKLIMHDLLRDMGREIVREEFPKIPGKCSRLWLHKDALDILAKHEGTEAVEGLTLKFLKLSKVNFSTTTFIKMQRLRLLQLDHVHLIGDYEHLSKELRWLRWHGFPLKFMPNDFYSKNLVAIDLRYSNLTQVWKNSEQLFEELKFLNLSHSHYLIRTPNFARLPNLEKLILKDCTSLFEVHQSIGDLNNLILVNLKDCRSLESLPMSFYKLKSLQTLILSGCSKFDNLADELGEMESLTNFLADNTAITQVPRTIVQLKNLTCLWLCGCKGSPSKSLPSLLWSWRSPRKSPKSINLLPASLHGLNALRELSLRDCNLSDDAIPKDLGSLYSLKSLNLENNHFRILPSSLGGLSKLRRLILDNCTKLQSIPDLPPNLKYLELNNCNKLVKIPVLEKLFKSIWEIQLAGCSNLTNTFKQSIIKEWITRTDINLYGIFLPGNDIPDWFTCKNEGPSVSFEMTHIFPNWFTVCFVYSSCPDKMVDRDTTNSFPLNLTVINYSNSTTRATIAYELPIAHDVEDHICLIHVAKRWFGLECGDQVKVIVDCGPRVNVKKTGVVDGSGIHCASTSNKDAIVVSDDGDKSMDQIAIKSKRGLGDDKSYSSHGSFDDDREAKRFDLYSKTSMLILIFLLILYIFILKLF from the exons ATGGCTGCCGGTGCATTCCTCTCTTCGTCTTCTTCCACCCATCCCAACTGGACTTACGACGTTTTCTTGAGTTTCAGAGGCAAAGACACGTGCAAGAACTTCATTGACCACCTTTACTTTGCTCTCAAAAATGTCGGAATCAAGACCTTCAGAGATGACAACGAGCTTCGAAGAGGAGAAGATATTGCATCCGATTTATTGGCGGCAATACAAGGGTCCAGAATCTCTGTCATCATCTTCTCCAGAAACTACGCGGCTTCCAGGCGGTGCCTGGAGGAGCTTGTAAAGATCATAGAGTGCCGAAGAACGGTGAGGCAGCTGGTTCTACCTATCTTTTACGATGTTGAACCGTCGGATGTGCGCAACCAGACGGGTAGCTTCGCGCAAGCATTTTCGAAACATGAAGAGCGTTACTTGTTGGACATAGACAAGGTACTCAGGTGGAGGAGAGCTCTGATTGAGGCTGCTAATTTGTCCGGATGGGATCTAAGAAATACTGCAGATGG GCATGAAGCCAAGTTTATTAGGAATATTGTTGAAGACGTTTCAAGGAAACTCAACAGCACATACTTATATGTCACACTCTACCCAGTTGAAGTAGAATCTCGTGTGCAAGACATCACCTCATTGTTAAGGGTTGGAGCCGATGATGTCCGCATGGTAGGAATTTGGGGAATGGGCGGAATTGGAAAAACAACCATTTCTAAAGCCatatataacaaattttttCATAGTTTTGAAGGTAAGAGTTTTCTTCCAAATATTAGGGAAACTTCTAAGCAACCCGATGGTCTGGTTCGATTACAGAACCAACTTCTTTCTGATATCTTGAAGATGGACAAGACAAATGTGAACAATGTTGATACAGGAATTGCTATAATACAAGAAAGACTTCGTCATAGAAGGGTACTTGTTATACTTGATGATGTGGACCAGTTAGAGCAACTCAATGCCATAGCTAGAAGTCGTGATTGGTTCGGTCCAGGAAGTAGAATTATTATAACAACTAGAGATGAGCAATTGCTAAAGATGCTTGAAGTAGATGCAATATATACAACAAAAGAAATGAGTGAAATTGAATCTCTAGAGCTCTTTAGTTGGCATGCCTTTAGGAAAAGTTCTCCAACTGAAGATTATATGGACTTGTCAAGAGGCATCGTTGCTTATTCTAGAGGATTACCACTAGCTCTTGAAGTTCTGGGTTCTTTTCTATTCTCTAGGAGCATGCAGGAATGGGAAAGCACATTGGAGAAATTGAAAAGGATTTCTCAtgatcaaattcaaaaaaagctTAGAATAAGCTTTGATGCACTAAGCGATAGTACTCTGAAGGATATATTCCTTGATATATCCTGTTTCTTTATCGGAATGGACAAAAACTATGTTACACAAATATTGGATGCATGTGGTTTTTTTGCAAAGATTGGAATTAGTATCCTCATTCAGCGGTGTCTTCTTTCAGTCGATGAGAGAAACAAACTCATAATGCATGATTTGCTTCGAGATATGGGAAGAGAAATTGTTCGTGAAGAATTCCCCAAAATACCGGGAAAGTGTAGTAGATTATGGTTGCATAAAGATGCACTTGATATATTGGCAAAGCATGAG GGAACAGAAGCAGTTGAAGGACTTactttaaaatttctaaaactaAGTAAGGTTAATTTCAGTACAACAACATTTATAAAGATGCAGAGATTGAGATTACTCCAACTTGATCATGTACACCTCATTGGAGATTACGAACATCTTTCCAAAGAGTTAAGGTGGCTTCGTTGGCACGGATTCCCTCTAAAGTTTATGCCAAACGACTTTTACTCAAAAAACCTAGTTGCGATTGACTTGCGATATAGCAATCTTACGCAAGTTTGGAAAAATTCCGAG CAACTGTTCGAGGAGTTGAAATTCCTAAATCTCAGTCATTCCCATTATCTGATTCGGACTCCTAACTTTGCAAGACTCCCTAATCTTGAGAAACTAATACTCAAAGACTGTACGAGTTTGTTTGAGGTTCACCAGTCTATTGGAGATCTTAATAATCTCATTTTGGTAAATTTGAAAGATTGCAGAAGTCTTGAAAGTCTGCCAATGAGTTTCTATAAGTTAAAGTCTCTTCAAACTCTCATTCTTTCTGGTTGTTCTAAATTTGACAATTTGGCTGATGAGTTGGGGGAGATGGAATCCTTGACAAATTTTCTTGCAGATAACACTGCTATAACACAAGTGCCACGTACCATAGTACAATTGAAGAACCTCACATGCTTGTGGTTGTGTGGGTGTAAAGGATCGCCATCTAAGTCACTCCCTTCACTCCTTTGGTCTTGGAGATCTCCTAGGAAAAGTCCGAAGTCAATCAATCTATTGCCTGCTTCACTACATGGCTTGAACGCACTAAGAGAATTATCTCTTAGAGATTGCAATTTATCAGATGATGCAATTCCTAAAGATCTTGGAAGTTTATATTCCCTTAAATCTTTAAATCTAGAAAACAATCATTTTCGTATCCTACCATCGAGCCTTGGTGGTCTTTCGAAGCTTCGAAGGCTCATTTTAGATAATTGCACAAAGCTTCAATCTATTCCAGATTTACCACCAAATTTGAAATATCTAGAGCTTAATAATTGCAATAAATTAGTCAAGATTCCAGTCTTGGAAAAGTTGTTCAAGTCCATTTGGGAGATTCAATTGGCAGGGTGCAGCAACTTAACAAATACTTTTAAACAAAGCATCATAAag GAATGGATCACTCGGACTGACATTAATCTTTATGGCATTTTTCTACCTGGCAATGATATTCCTGATTGGTTTACGTGTAAGAATGAGGGACCCTCCGTATCTTTTGAAATGACTCACATTTTTCCTAATTGGTTCACAGTATGCTTTGTTTATTCATCATGTCCTGACAAGATGGTAGATCGTGATACAACCAATTCTTTCCCTCTAAACCTTACAGTAATCAATTATAGCAACAGTACGACTCGGGCTACAATTGCATATGAACTACCAATCGCCCATGACGTTGAAGATCACATTTGCCTAATCCATGTTGCTAAACGTTGGTTCGGTTTGGAGTGCGGTGACCAAGTAAAGGTTATCGTAGATTGTGGGCCACGAGTCAATGTTAAGAAAACTGGGGTTGTTGATGGAAGTGGGATTCATTGTGCCTCTACATCGAATAAGGATGCCATTGTTGTTAGTGACGATGGAGATAAATCTATGGATCAGATTGCAATCAAGTCTAAAAGAGGCCTTGGTGATGATAAATCATATTCAAGCCATGGTAGCTTTGACGACGATCGAGAGGCTAAACGATTTGATTTGTATTCAAAGACTTCAATGTtgattctcatttttcttttaattttgtatatatttattctgAAGTTGTTTTAA